A genomic segment from Bosea sp. OAE506 encodes:
- the epmA gene encoding EF-P lysine aminoacylase EpmA, giving the protein MTNALPPFWRPDIHADRRPALLARGRIRAALRRWFEARDFVEVEAAILQVSPGNETHLHGFATTLIDDAGARHPYYLHTSPEFAAKKLLAAGEPRIFDFARVFRNRERTALHHPEFTMLEWYRAGEGYETLMGDCADMLAAAARAAGVTTLRWRGSEADPFAQPERLTLQEAFQRHAGIDLLRTVTADNDVDRGGLAADAAEAGIRVAEDDSWSDIFSRILSERIEPHLGRGRATILCEYPISEAALARPKPGDPRVSERFELYACGVELANAFGELTDPAEQRRRFEADMAEKARIYGERYPVDEDFLSALAAMPQASGIALGFDRLVMLCTGARRIEDVLWTPVAEPGRGAA; this is encoded by the coding sequence ATGACAAACGCTCTTCCGCCATTCTGGCGGCCCGACATTCATGCCGACCGTCGCCCGGCGCTTCTGGCGCGCGGCCGCATCAGGGCGGCGCTGCGCCGCTGGTTCGAGGCTCGGGACTTCGTCGAGGTCGAGGCCGCGATCCTGCAGGTCTCGCCGGGCAACGAGACGCATCTGCACGGCTTCGCCACGACACTGATCGACGATGCCGGGGCCCGGCATCCCTATTACCTGCACACCTCGCCGGAATTCGCCGCCAAGAAGCTGCTGGCGGCCGGCGAGCCCCGCATCTTCGATTTCGCCCGCGTCTTCCGCAACCGCGAGCGCACGGCGCTGCATCACCCAGAGTTCACGATGCTGGAATGGTATCGGGCCGGCGAGGGCTACGAGACGCTGATGGGCGATTGCGCCGACATGCTGGCCGCGGCGGCCCGCGCCGCCGGCGTGACCACATTGCGCTGGCGCGGCAGCGAGGCCGACCCCTTCGCGCAGCCCGAGCGGCTGACGCTCCAGGAGGCCTTCCAGCGTCACGCCGGCATCGACCTGCTTCGCACTGTCACCGCCGACAATGACGTCGATCGCGGCGGGCTCGCCGCCGATGCGGCCGAGGCCGGCATCCGGGTCGCCGAAGACGACAGCTGGTCCGACATCTTCAGCCGCATCCTTTCCGAGCGGATCGAGCCGCATCTGGGCCGTGGGCGGGCCACGATCCTGTGCGAATACCCGATCTCGGAGGCCGCGCTGGCGCGCCCGAAACCCGGCGATCCCCGCGTCTCCGAGCGCTTCGAGCTCTATGCCTGCGGCGTCGAGCTGGCGAATGCGTTCGGGGAGCTGACCGATCCGGCCGAGCAGCGCCGCCGCTTCGAGGCCGACATGGCTGAAAAGGCGCGCATCTATGGTGAGCGCTATCCCGTCGACGAGGATTTCCTGAGCGCGCTCGCCGCGATGCCGCAGGCCAGCGGCATCGCGCTGGGCTTCGATCGTCTCGTCATGCTCTGCACCGGCGCCCGCCGGATCGAGGATGTGCTCTGGACGCCGGTGGCGGAACCGGGCAGGGGAGCGGCATGA
- the efp gene encoding elongation factor P — MVKVIASSVRKGNVLELDGHLCSVLSAESFFPGKGTPTTQIDMRRISDGVKMTQRYKTTEQVERAYVEDRDFTYLYQDGEQYVFMNPETFDQINVDGDVVGSMAPYLQEGMKVSLSVFEDKAVAIELPQRVTVVVAETEPVTKGQTASSSYKPAILVNGVRTAVPPHIGPGVRIVVMTEDGSYVERAKD, encoded by the coding sequence GTGGTCAAGGTCATCGCATCCTCCGTTCGCAAGGGCAATGTGCTCGAACTCGACGGTCACCTCTGCTCGGTCCTTTCGGCCGAGAGCTTCTTCCCCGGCAAGGGCACGCCGACGACGCAGATCGACATGCGCCGCATCTCCGACGGCGTGAAGATGACCCAGCGCTACAAGACGACCGAGCAGGTCGAGCGCGCCTATGTCGAGGACCGCGACTTCACCTATCTCTACCAGGATGGCGAGCAGTACGTGTTCATGAACCCCGAGACCTTCGACCAGATCAATGTCGATGGCGACGTGGTCGGCAGCATGGCTCCCTATCTGCAGGAAGGCATGAAGGTCTCGCTCTCGGTGTTCGAGGACAAGGCCGTGGCGATCGAGCTGCCCCAGCGTGTCACGGTCGTGGTCGCCGAGACCGAGCCGGTCACCAAGGGCCAGACGGCCTCCTCCTCCTACAAGCCCGCGATCCTGGTCAACGGCGTGCGCACCGCCGTGCCACCGCATATCGGACCCGGCGTCCGCATCGTGGTGATGACGGAAGACGGTTCCTATGTGGAGCGCGCCAAGGATTGA
- a CDS encoding DUF1993 domain-containing protein, giving the protein MTITARSAALTGFVQTLKALDAILDKTVEQAATRKIQPEVLLQARLAPDMLPFSRQIQLACDFAKNAAARLAGGDNPKHPDDEKSFDELKARIAKVLAFVEGIDEAAFEAGVDRDVTFPRGQNATMTMRGEAYLTRFAVPNFYFHATTAYAILRKNGIQIGKQDFLLGVLDS; this is encoded by the coding sequence ATGACCATCACCGCCCGCTCTGCCGCCCTCACCGGCTTCGTCCAGACGCTCAAGGCCCTCGACGCCATCCTCGACAAGACGGTCGAGCAGGCGGCAACCCGCAAGATCCAGCCCGAGGTGCTGCTCCAGGCACGGCTGGCGCCGGACATGCTGCCCTTCTCGCGCCAGATCCAGCTGGCCTGCGACTTTGCCAAGAACGCGGCGGCCCGGCTCGCCGGCGGCGACAACCCCAAGCACCCCGACGACGAGAAGAGCTTCGATGAGCTGAAGGCGCGCATCGCCAAGGTGCTCGCCTTCGTCGAGGGCATCGACGAGGCCGCCTTCGAGGCCGGCGTTGACCGCGACGTCACCTTCCCGCGCGGCCAGAACGCGACCATGACGATGCGCGGCGAGGCCTATCTCACCCGCTTCGCCGTGCCGAACTTCTATTTCCACGCCACGACCGCCTACGCGATCCTGCGCAAGAACGGCATCCAGATCGGCAAGCAGGACTTCCTGCTCGGCGTTCTCGACAGCTGA
- a CDS encoding MBL fold metallo-hydrolase — protein MTDQPKTPLQIAVIPVTPFQQNCSILWCTKTMQAVIVDPGGDVALIRGALKEVGVTPAAIWLTHGHLDHAGGAAELAEALSIPVIGPHEADKFLLDELPTAGLRFDIRDMRAVTPSRWLVEGDEVKVGDVAFSVLQVPGHTPGHVTFFQKELRFLLAGDTVFAGSVGRTDFPYGSHETLIAGIRDKLLPLGDDVQFLPGHGPAGTLGEERANNPFLRG, from the coding sequence GTGACCGACCAGCCGAAGACCCCGCTCCAGATCGCCGTCATCCCGGTGACGCCGTTCCAGCAGAACTGCTCGATCCTCTGGTGCACGAAAACAATGCAGGCCGTCATCGTCGATCCCGGCGGAGACGTCGCGCTCATCCGCGGTGCGCTGAAGGAGGTCGGGGTTACCCCGGCCGCGATCTGGCTGACGCATGGCCATCTCGACCATGCCGGCGGCGCGGCCGAACTGGCCGAGGCGCTGTCGATACCGGTGATCGGGCCGCACGAGGCCGACAAGTTTCTGCTGGACGAACTGCCGACAGCGGGCCTGCGCTTCGACATCCGCGACATGCGCGCGGTGACGCCCTCGCGCTGGCTCGTCGAAGGCGACGAGGTCAAGGTCGGCGATGTCGCCTTCTCGGTGCTGCAAGTGCCCGGCCACACGCCGGGTCATGTCACCTTCTTCCAGAAAGAGCTGCGCTTCCTGCTGGCTGGCGACACAGTCTTCGCCGGTTCCGTCGGCCGCACCGATTTTCCCTATGGCAGCCACGAGACCCTGATCGCGGGGATCCGGGACAAGCTGCTGCCGCTCGGCGACGACGTTCAGTTCCTGCCCGGTCATGGACCTGCCGGCACGCTCGGCGAGGAACGGGCGAACAATCCGTTCCTGCGCGGCTGA
- a CDS encoding fumarate hydratase, translating into MAYTHVDLFPLGPDETPYRHLGSEGVSVEKIGDREVLSVSREAIRRLSEQAFIDINHLLRPGHLAQLGKILDDPEATSNDKFVAYDLLKNANIAAGGVLPMCQDTGTAIIMGKKGRRVWTDGEDEEALGEGVADAYFKRNLRYSQVAPLSMFEEKNTATNLPAQIDIYAEGKGHGEDAYKFLFVAKGGGSANKTFLFQATPSLLTKERMIAFLKEKILTLGTAACPPYHLAIVIGGTSAEQNLKTVKLASTKYLDALPTQGSPSGHAFRDLAMEEEVHKLTQSLGVGAQFGGKYFCHDVRVIRLPRHGASLPIGLGVSCSADRQAKGKITKDGIFLEALETDPSKYLPEVEDASLGGDVVKIDLNRPMSEILATLTKYPVKTRLSLTGTIIVARDSAHAKIRERLESGQGMPDYLKNHPVYYAGPAKTPDGMASGSFGPTTAGRMDSFVDQFQSFGGSMVMLAKGNRSAAVREACKTHGGFYLGSIGGPAARLAQDCMRKVEVLEYPELGMEAVWRIEVEDFPAFIVIDDKGNDFFKELNLG; encoded by the coding sequence ATGGCCTATACCCATGTCGATCTCTTCCCGCTCGGACCGGACGAGACGCCCTATCGCCATCTCGGCAGCGAGGGCGTCTCCGTCGAGAAAATCGGCGACCGCGAGGTGCTGAGCGTCTCCCGCGAGGCGATCCGCCGCCTCAGCGAACAGGCCTTCATCGACATCAACCATCTGCTGCGGCCGGGCCACCTCGCCCAGCTCGGCAAGATCCTCGACGATCCCGAGGCGACCTCGAACGACAAGTTCGTCGCCTATGACCTGCTGAAGAACGCCAACATCGCCGCCGGCGGCGTGCTGCCAATGTGCCAGGACACCGGCACCGCCATTATCATGGGCAAGAAGGGCCGCCGCGTCTGGACCGATGGCGAGGACGAGGAGGCGTTGGGCGAAGGCGTCGCCGACGCCTATTTCAAGCGCAATCTGCGCTATTCGCAGGTCGCCCCGCTGTCGATGTTCGAGGAGAAGAACACGGCGACCAATCTGCCGGCGCAGATCGACATCTACGCCGAGGGCAAGGGCCATGGCGAGGACGCCTACAAATTCCTCTTCGTCGCCAAGGGCGGCGGCTCGGCCAACAAGACCTTCCTCTTCCAGGCCACGCCGTCCCTCCTGACGAAGGAGCGCATGATCGCCTTCCTGAAGGAGAAGATCCTGACGCTCGGCACCGCCGCCTGCCCGCCCTATCACCTCGCCATCGTCATTGGTGGCACCTCGGCCGAGCAGAACCTCAAGACGGTGAAGCTCGCCTCGACCAAATATCTCGACGCGCTGCCGACCCAGGGCTCGCCCAGCGGCCACGCCTTCCGCGACCTTGCCATGGAGGAGGAGGTCCACAAGCTCACGCAGTCGCTCGGCGTCGGCGCGCAGTTCGGCGGCAAGTATTTCTGCCATGACGTGCGCGTCATCCGCCTGCCGCGCCATGGCGCCTCGCTGCCGATCGGGCTGGGCGTCTCCTGCTCGGCCGACCGCCAGGCCAAGGGCAAGATCACGAAGGACGGCATCTTCCTGGAGGCGCTGGAGACCGATCCGTCGAAGTACCTGCCCGAGGTCGAGGACGCGTCCCTCGGGGGAGACGTGGTCAAAATCGATCTCAACCGGCCGATGAGCGAGATCCTGGCGACGCTGACGAAGTATCCGGTCAAGACCCGCCTGTCGCTGACCGGCACGATCATCGTCGCCCGCGATTCCGCCCATGCCAAGATTCGCGAGCGGCTCGAAAGCGGGCAGGGCATGCCCGATTATCTCAAGAACCATCCGGTCTATTATGCCGGCCCCGCCAAGACGCCCGACGGCATGGCCTCTGGTTCCTTCGGTCCGACCACGGCCGGGCGGATGGATTCCTTCGTCGACCAGTTCCAGTCCTTCGGCGGCTCGATGGTGATGCTCGCCAAGGGCAACCGGTCCGCGGCGGTGCGCGAGGCTTGCAAGACCCATGGCGGCTTCTATCTCGGCTCAATCGGCGGCCCAGCCGCCCGGCTGGCGCAGGACTGCATGCGCAAGGTCGAGGTGCTGGAATACCCCGAGCTCGGCATGGAGGCGGTCTGGCGCATCGAGGTCGAGGATTTCCCGGCCTTCATCGTCATCGACGACAAGGGCAACGACTTCTTCAAGGAGCTGAACCTCGGATGA
- the ptsN gene encoding PTS IIA-like nitrogen regulatory protein PtsN, whose translation MTLIDLLSPAAVISPLRANGKKQALLELAQHAAQLTGLSERDLFEALLQRERLGSTGIGDGIAIPHGRMAGIDRLVGLFARAEKPIDFDALDGQPVDLVFVLIAPEGAGADHLKALARVARVLRNPAVLEQVRAVRDPAAIYAILSESAAQAA comes from the coding sequence ATGACGCTGATTGATCTCCTGAGCCCCGCAGCGGTGATCTCGCCGTTGCGGGCCAACGGCAAGAAGCAGGCCCTGCTGGAGCTCGCCCAGCATGCCGCGCAGCTGACCGGCCTGTCCGAGCGCGACCTCTTCGAGGCGCTGCTGCAGCGGGAGCGCCTCGGCTCCACCGGCATCGGCGACGGCATCGCGATCCCCCATGGCCGGATGGCCGGCATCGACCGGCTCGTCGGCCTCTTCGCCCGCGCGGAGAAGCCGATCGACTTCGACGCCCTGGACGGCCAGCCCGTCGACCTCGTCTTCGTTCTGATCGCACCCGAGGGCGCCGGCGCCGATCATCTCAAGGCGCTCGCCCGTGTCGCGCGCGTTCTGCGCAACCCGGCCGTGCTCGAGCAGGTCCGTGCCGTCCGGGACCCGGCCGCGATCTACGCGATTCTTTCCGAATCGGCGGCGCAGGCCGCCTGA
- the raiA gene encoding ribosome-associated translation inhibitor RaiA, giving the protein MSLRISGKNLDVGEALRGQAEARVAAALGKYYEGGYQGHVTVGKDGTAFKTDGVLHLSSGITLEASGTAHDAYASLDKMAERIEKRLRRYKRRLKDRSASANGREPALEIPSYVIAAPDEDFEEAEADGAGDNPVIVAESTKSLHVMTVGDAVAELDLTGAPVVMFRHAGHGRMNVVYRRRDGNIGWIDPPASLS; this is encoded by the coding sequence ATGAGCTTGCGAATCTCCGGCAAGAACCTCGATGTCGGCGAGGCCCTGCGCGGCCAGGCCGAGGCCCGCGTCGCCGCCGCTCTCGGCAAGTATTACGAAGGCGGCTACCAGGGTCATGTGACCGTCGGCAAGGACGGGACCGCGTTCAAGACGGACGGCGTCCTGCACCTGTCTTCGGGCATCACGCTCGAGGCGTCCGGCACGGCGCACGATGCCTATGCCAGCCTGGACAAGATGGCGGAGCGCATCGAAAAGCGCCTGCGCCGCTACAAGCGAAGGCTCAAGGATCGCTCCGCCAGCGCCAATGGCCGCGAGCCGGCGCTCGAAATCCCCAGCTATGTGATCGCCGCGCCCGATGAGGATTTCGAGGAGGCGGAGGCCGATGGCGCCGGCGACAACCCGGTGATCGTGGCGGAATCGACCAAATCCCTGCATGTCATGACGGTCGGGGACGCGGTCGCTGAGCTCGATCTCACCGGCGCGCCGGTCGTGATGTTCCGCCATGCTGGTCACGGCCGGATGAACGTCGTATACCGCCGCCGCGACGGCAATATCGGTTGGATCGATCCCCCCGCGTCGCTGTCATAG
- the rpoN gene encoding RNA polymerase factor sigma-54, with amino-acid sequence MAMMPRMELRQGQSLVMTPQLLQAIKLLQLSHLELQNFVEGELERNPLLEREDTSEGPLQASAESAHAADQESYDRAESLNSQEGMETRLGTGLDNVFQSEQPTVARLDSSGADSLPIIGGAYGGSGGSFEEGPDGFESGLAADISLHDHLSTQLDLAIHDPAERLIGRHLIDAVDDSGYLGEPLPEIAERLGVPVARVEGVLHIVQSFDPSGVAARDVAECLSIQLRDRDRFDPAMQTLVANLHLVAKRDFAALKRLCGVDDEDIADMVAEIRRLDPKPGRGFGGSTAETVVPDVFIRAAPDGSWLVDLNPDTLPRVLVNQTYHARVSKAARNDEEKAFIAECLQTANWLTRSLEQRARTILKVASEIVRQQDGFFAHGVEHLRPLNLKTVADAIGMHESTVSRVTSNKYLICSRGVFEMKYFFSAAIAATGYGEAHSAEAVRFRIRQMIEDEAPADVLSDDAIVARLKEGGIDIARRTVAKYRESLRIPSSMERRREKVAMAMGSR; translated from the coding sequence ATGGCGATGATGCCGCGCATGGAGCTGCGCCAGGGGCAGTCCCTGGTGATGACGCCGCAGCTGCTGCAGGCGATCAAGCTTCTGCAATTGTCGCATCTCGAACTTCAGAATTTCGTCGAGGGCGAGCTCGAGCGCAATCCGCTGCTGGAGCGCGAGGACACCTCCGAGGGGCCGCTGCAGGCGAGCGCCGAAAGCGCCCATGCGGCCGATCAGGAGAGCTACGACCGGGCCGAGAGCCTCAACAGCCAGGAAGGCATGGAGACGCGCCTCGGTACCGGACTCGACAATGTCTTCCAGAGCGAACAGCCCACCGTGGCGCGCCTCGACAGCAGCGGAGCCGACAGCCTGCCGATCATCGGCGGTGCCTATGGCGGCTCCGGCGGCTCCTTCGAGGAGGGGCCCGACGGGTTCGAGAGCGGGCTGGCGGCGGATATCTCGCTGCATGATCATCTCAGCACGCAGCTGGATCTTGCCATCCATGATCCCGCCGAGCGGCTCATCGGCCGCCACCTGATCGATGCGGTCGACGATTCCGGCTATCTCGGCGAGCCCCTTCCCGAGATCGCGGAAAGGCTCGGCGTGCCGGTCGCCCGGGTCGAGGGCGTGCTGCATATCGTCCAGAGCTTCGACCCCTCCGGCGTCGCGGCGCGCGACGTCGCCGAATGCCTGTCGATCCAGCTGCGCGACCGCGACCGGTTCGATCCGGCCATGCAGACCCTGGTGGCGAACCTCCACCTCGTCGCCAAGCGCGACTTCGCCGCCCTGAAGCGGCTCTGCGGCGTCGATGACGAGGACATCGCCGACATGGTTGCCGAGATCCGTCGGCTCGACCCGAAGCCCGGCCGCGGCTTCGGCGGCTCCACGGCCGAGACGGTGGTGCCGGACGTGTTCATCCGCGCGGCGCCCGACGGTTCCTGGCTCGTCGACCTCAACCCCGACACGCTGCCCCGCGTGCTGGTGAACCAGACCTATCATGCCCGTGTCTCGAAGGCGGCGCGCAACGATGAGGAGAAGGCCTTCATCGCCGAGTGCCTGCAGACCGCCAACTGGCTGACGCGCTCGCTCGAGCAGCGGGCGAGGACGATCCTGAAAGTCGCCAGCGAGATTGTCCGGCAGCAGGACGGCTTCTTCGCCCATGGTGTCGAGCACCTGCGCCCGCTCAACCTGAAGACCGTCGCAGATGCCATCGGGATGCACGAATCCACCGTCTCGCGCGTGACCTCGAACAAGTACCTGATCTGCTCGCGCGGCGTCTTCGAGATGAAGTACTTCTTCTCCGCCGCCATCGCCGCCACCGGCTATGGCGAGGCGCACTCGGCCGAGGCGGTACGCTTCCGCATCCGCCAGATGATCGAGGATGAGGCGCCGGCCGATGTCCTGTCGGACGACGCCATCGTGGCGCGGCTGAAAGAGGGCGGCATCGACATCGCTCGCCGCACCGTCGCGAAGTATCGCGAATCCCTGCGCATCCCGTCTTCGATGGAGCGCCGACGCGAGAAAGTCGCGATGGCGATGGGCAGCCGCTGA
- the lptB gene encoding LPS export ABC transporter ATP-binding protein, giving the protein MFRKSEKAVREDGSAGVTALGGPGILSVSGLRKSYGGRTVVSDASLSLRQGEAVGLLGPNGAGKTTIFYMITGLVAADLGTISLEGNDITELPMYQRARLGIGYLPQEASIFRGLSVEDNIRAVLEVVEPDRRERERQLDQLLEEFTISRLRKAPSIALSGGERRRCEIARALAGKPSFILLDEPFAGIDPIAVGDIQALVRQLTDRGIGVLITDHNVRETLGLVDRAYIIHSGRVLTEGSPAEIIANPDVRRVYLGEDFRL; this is encoded by the coding sequence CTGTTCCGCAAGTCGGAGAAGGCGGTGCGGGAGGACGGTTCGGCGGGCGTGACCGCGCTGGGCGGGCCAGGCATCCTGTCCGTCAGCGGGCTGCGCAAGAGCTATGGCGGCCGCACGGTCGTCAGCGACGCCAGCCTGTCGCTGCGCCAGGGCGAGGCCGTGGGCCTGCTTGGGCCCAACGGTGCCGGCAAGACGACGATCTTCTACATGATCACCGGGCTGGTCGCTGCCGATCTTGGCACGATCTCTCTCGAGGGCAACGACATCACCGAGTTGCCGATGTACCAGCGCGCGCGCCTGGGGATCGGCTATCTGCCGCAGGAAGCCTCGATCTTTCGCGGGCTGAGCGTCGAGGACAACATCCGGGCGGTGCTCGAGGTGGTCGAGCCCGATCGCCGCGAGCGCGAGCGCCAGCTCGACCAGTTGCTCGAGGAGTTCACGATCTCCCGCCTGCGCAAGGCGCCCTCGATCGCGCTGTCGGGCGGCGAGCGGCGGCGCTGCGAGATCGCGCGCGCGCTGGCCGGCAAGCCCTCCTTCATCCTGCTCGACGAGCCCTTCGCCGGTATCGACCCGATCGCGGTGGGAGACATTCAGGCACTGGTTCGGCAGCTCACCGATCGCGGCATCGGCGTGCTGATCACGGACCACAATGTCCGCGAGACGCTCGGTCTCGTCGATCGCGCCTACATCATCCATTCCGGTCGCGTGCTGACCGAAGGCTCGCCGGCCGAGATCATTGCCAATCCGGATGTGCGCCGCGTCTATCTCGGCGAGGATTTCCGCCTCTGA
- a CDS encoding LptA/OstA family protein has translation MQTSFFARLPRLAASAGLLALTMTVMLPQEAAAQAKARGGNASSPLGGLGGDSKEPIKIDADKLDVLDKENRAVFSGNVVAVQGETTVRCTIMTVFYEGRGGQGAGAKPATPTPTPAAAPGQGNDSSIKRIECKGPVTVVSKTQAATSDNAIFDRSTNTVIMTGNVALNDGPNITRGEKLTYNTVTGIANVETNKGGRVQGFFVPNAADANKGAPGAKPATPPTN, from the coding sequence ATGCAGACCTCTTTCTTCGCCCGGCTCCCCCGTCTCGCCGCCTCGGCCGGCCTCCTCGCGCTGACGATGACCGTGATGCTGCCGCAGGAGGCCGCGGCGCAGGCCAAGGCGCGCGGCGGCAACGCCAGCTCGCCCCTCGGCGGTCTCGGTGGCGACAGCAAGGAGCCGATCAAGATCGATGCCGACAAGCTGGACGTCCTGGACAAGGAAAACCGGGCGGTCTTCAGCGGCAACGTTGTCGCCGTTCAGGGCGAGACGACCGTGCGCTGCACGATCATGACGGTGTTCTACGAGGGCCGCGGCGGCCAGGGCGCCGGCGCCAAGCCGGCGACGCCGACACCGACGCCCGCCGCCGCACCCGGCCAGGGCAACGACAGCTCGATCAAGCGCATCGAGTGCAAGGGGCCGGTGACGGTGGTCTCCAAGACGCAGGCCGCGACCTCGGACAACGCGATCTTTGACCGCTCGACCAACACCGTGATCATGACCGGTAACGTCGCGCTCAACGACGGCCCTAACATCACGCGCGGCGAGAAGCTGACCTACAACACCGTCACCGGCATCGCCAATGTCGAGACCAACAAGGGCGGTCGCGTGCAGGGCTTCTTCGTGCCGAATGCGGCCGACGCCAACAAGGGCGCGCCCGGCGCCAAGCCCGCGACCCCGCCGACCAACTGA
- the lptC gene encoding LPS export ABC transporter periplasmic protein LptC produces MTTNDWAARPSGPAARRQAAFGAARRHTRLVRFLRKAIPVGAAVAVVGLLVVPFLKPLSGVASLSLGAVGISGGKVKMDTPRLSGYRKDNRPYEVTAEAALQEIRNPTQVELQTLTARLQMEREGWVTVNAKSGLFDTQKEKLRLVDDVHVRTENGHDIRMRTADVDFKGGTVVSKEPVKVSLGTTTVDADSLDVKDSGALIVFQGRVRAYIPNAPAGTIAGPEREGSTPQPELLRSGNSEAGARAPASAGRSSATGQ; encoded by the coding sequence ATGACAACCAATGACTGGGCCGCCCGCCCGAGCGGGCCGGCGGCGCGGCGGCAGGCGGCGTTCGGCGCCGCGCGGCGGCATACCCGGCTCGTACGCTTCCTGCGCAAGGCCATTCCGGTCGGTGCGGCCGTGGCTGTGGTGGGTTTGCTGGTGGTGCCCTTCCTCAAGCCGCTGTCGGGCGTGGCGAGCCTTTCGCTCGGCGCGGTCGGCATTTCCGGCGGTAAGGTGAAGATGGATACGCCGCGCCTCTCCGGCTATCGCAAGGACAACCGCCCCTATGAGGTGACCGCGGAGGCCGCCCTGCAGGAGATCCGCAATCCGACCCAGGTCGAGTTGCAGACGCTGACGGCGAGGCTCCAGATGGAGCGCGAGGGCTGGGTGACGGTGAACGCCAAGAGCGGCCTCTTCGACACCCAGAAGGAAAAGCTGCGCCTCGTCGACGACGTCCATGTCAGGACGGAGAACGGCCATGACATCCGCATGCGGACGGCCGATGTCGACTTCAAGGGCGGCACGGTCGTCTCCAAGGAGCCGGTCAAGGTCAGCTTGGGCACCACCACGGTCGACGCCGATTCCCTCGACGTGAAGGACAGCGGCGCGTTGATCGTCTTCCAGGGGCGCGTGCGCGCCTACATCCCCAACGCTCCGGCCGGCACGATCGCCGGTCCCGAGCGCGAAGGCAGCACTCCACAGCCGGAACTGCTCCGGTCGGGTAATTCAGAGGCCGGAGCGCGGGCACCGGCCAGTGCCGGCCGCTCCAGCGCGACAGGACAGTGA
- a CDS encoding ribonuclease D encodes MTIRFHRGDLPDGFDAGASIAIDTETLGLNPHRDRLCVVQLSRGDGTADVVQILKDGPKPANLIRLLQDPAVLKLFHFARFDVAVLRHAFGIVTGPVYCTKIASKLTRTYTDRHGLKDLVRELLGIELSKQQQSSDWGADTLSEAQLAYAASDVLHLHALHGRLEAMLAREGRTHLARACFDFLPFRAELDLAGWPENDIFAHT; translated from the coding sequence ATGACGATCCGATTCCACCGCGGCGACCTGCCGGACGGCTTCGACGCCGGTGCCAGCATCGCGATCGACACGGAGACGCTCGGACTCAACCCGCATCGCGACCGTCTCTGCGTCGTCCAGCTTTCGCGGGGCGACGGCACGGCCGACGTGGTGCAGATCCTCAAGGACGGTCCCAAGCCTGCGAACCTGATCCGGCTGCTGCAGGATCCTGCGGTCCTCAAGCTGTTTCACTTCGCCCGGTTCGACGTCGCGGTGCTGCGCCATGCCTTCGGCATCGTCACTGGCCCGGTCTACTGCACCAAGATCGCCTCGAAGCTCACCCGCACCTATACCGACCGCCACGGTCTCAAGGATCTGGTGCGCGAGCTGCTGGGGATCGAACTCTCCAAACAGCAGCAATCATCGGACTGGGGTGCCGATACGCTGAGCGAGGCGCAACTCGCCTACGCCGCCTCCGACGTATTGCATCTCCACGCTCTGCATGGTCGGCTCGAGGCGATGCTGGCGCGCGAGGGACGCACCCATCTCGCCAGGGCCTGCTTCGACTTCCTGCCCTTCCGGGCGGAGCTGGATCTGGCCGGTTGGCCCGAAAACGACATCTTTGCTCATACTTGA
- a CDS encoding DUF805 domain-containing protein codes for MNLFRLLTDFDGRIGLGRFWLGSAVVALALFGIQRVAPSLFGYRAEQAVAFAHAFALFPWAALAAKRATDRGSSGLYGIILICAIVLPGQLRPLMPIAWAPSLETISVIAWLFALVDLGLMPSAREREPLAADGPDAKAGAWTHSPASRSPSIPSTPSR; via the coding sequence ATGAACCTTTTCCGCCTGCTCACCGATTTTGACGGACGCATCGGCCTTGGCCGCTTCTGGCTCGGCAGCGCCGTCGTCGCGCTCGCCCTGTTCGGCATCCAGCGGGTCGCGCCGTCGCTCTTCGGCTATCGTGCCGAGCAGGCCGTGGCCTTCGCGCATGCCTTCGCCCTCTTCCCCTGGGCGGCGCTGGCGGCCAAGCGCGCCACCGACCGCGGCAGCAGCGGCCTCTACGGCATCATCCTGATCTGCGCGATCGTGCTGCCCGGGCAGTTGCGGCCCCTGATGCCGATCGCCTGGGCGCCCTCCCTCGAAACCATTTCGGTGATCGCCTGGCTGTTTGCGCTGGTCGATCTCGGCCTGATGCCCTCGGCTCGGGAGCGCGAGCCGCTTGCGGCGGACGGGCCCGATGCTAAAGCGGGCGCATGGACACACAGCCCCGCTTCCCGCTCGCCCTCGATCCCCTCGACCCCGTCGCGCTGA